A single Arachidicoccus sp. BS20 DNA region contains:
- a CDS encoding LytR/AlgR family response regulator transcription factor produces the protein MIKAVILDDEPRGSRLMEQKLKLFSDEIIIEAVYNLPQTALAEITKVQPDVLFLDVEMPVLNGFQFLERLSEFDFEIIFTTAYNSYILDALRISAVDYLLKPIEEDELRDAIRRLKKRMATKANMPKTPAKTKSISKNKIALPTAEGIHLIEKSQITRIEALSNYSTFILTDKKKIIVSRTLKEYENMLSSDNFMRVNRSVIVNLEFVLKYKRGDGGVLELMDGSEIDVSPNKKEELLAKIF, from the coding sequence ATGATAAAAGCAGTTATACTCGATGACGAGCCGAGAGGCAGTCGGCTTATGGAACAAAAATTAAAATTGTTCAGTGATGAAATCATTATTGAAGCGGTTTATAATTTACCTCAAACAGCGCTGGCGGAAATAACTAAAGTACAGCCTGATGTATTATTTCTTGACGTAGAAATGCCTGTGCTGAACGGCTTTCAGTTCCTTGAGCGACTGAGCGAATTTGATTTCGAAATAATTTTTACTACTGCTTACAATTCATACATACTGGACGCTTTGCGCATAAGTGCGGTGGATTATTTATTAAAGCCGATAGAAGAAGATGAATTGCGTGACGCTATCCGTAGATTAAAAAAAAGAATGGCAACAAAAGCAAATATGCCTAAAACTCCTGCTAAGACTAAGTCTATATCTAAAAACAAAATCGCATTGCCTACTGCAGAAGGTATTCATCTTATTGAAAAATCCCAAATCACACGCATAGAAGCCTTAAGTAATTACAGTACATTTATACTGACAGATAAGAAAAAAATTATTGTGAGTCGTACATTGAAAGAATATGAAAATATGTTGTCTTCCGATAACTTCATGCGGGTTAACCGCTCTGTGATTGTAAACCTTGAATTTGTATTGAAATACAAACGCGGCGATGGCGGCGTATTGGAATTAATGGACGGCTCGGAAATAGATGTTTCTCCCAATAAAAAAGAAGAACTTCTGGCGAAGATATTCTGA